Proteins from a genomic interval of Pseudomonas sp. RC10:
- a CDS encoding MoxR family ATPase: MEHREALIALRTFLSTQILGQEKLVERLLIALLADGHMLVEGAPGLAKTKAIKELAEGIEAEFHRIQFTPDLLPADITGTEIYRPETGSFVFQQGPIFHNLVLADEINRAPAKVQSALLEAMAERQVSVGRSTYDLSPLFLVMATQNPIEQEGTYPLPEAQLDRFLMHVKIGFPDANVERKILQQARGEALNGETKPERRVTQQAIFAARKEILGLYMADAVEEYLVQLVMATRTPAKFDAELAEWIGYGASPRGSISLDRCARAHAWLAGRDFVSPEDIQAMVFDVLRHRIILSFEAEAAGIDQDRVIQRILDVVAVA, translated from the coding sequence ATGGAACATCGTGAAGCGTTGATCGCGCTGCGAACCTTTCTCTCCACCCAGATTCTCGGGCAGGAGAAACTGGTCGAGCGCCTGCTGATCGCTCTGCTTGCCGATGGCCACATGCTGGTCGAAGGCGCACCGGGTCTGGCCAAGACCAAGGCGATCAAAGAGTTGGCCGAAGGCATCGAAGCCGAATTTCATCGCATTCAGTTCACCCCCGACCTGCTGCCCGCCGACATCACCGGCACCGAGATTTATCGCCCGGAAACCGGCAGCTTCGTCTTCCAACAGGGTCCGATCTTCCACAATCTGGTGCTGGCGGACGAAATCAACCGCGCCCCGGCAAAGGTCCAATCGGCGCTGCTGGAGGCCATGGCTGAACGTCAGGTCAGCGTCGGGCGCAGCACGTACGACCTCTCCCCGCTGTTTCTGGTGATGGCCACGCAAAACCCCATCGAGCAGGAAGGCACCTATCCCCTGCCGGAGGCCCAGCTCGACCGCTTCCTGATGCACGTGAAGATCGGCTTCCCGGACGCCAACGTCGAACGCAAGATTCTCCAGCAAGCGCGGGGCGAAGCGTTGAATGGCGAGACCAAACCGGAACGGCGCGTCACCCAGCAAGCGATTTTCGCCGCCCGCAAGGAAATCCTAGGGCTGTACATGGCCGACGCCGTGGAGGAATACCTCGTTCAACTGGTCATGGCGACCCGCACCCCGGCCAAGTTCGACGCCGAGTTGGCCGAGTGGATCGGTTACGGCGCCAGCCCCCGTGGCTCGATTTCCCTGGACCGTTGCGCCCGTGCCCATGCATGGCTGGCCGGTCGGGATTTCGTCAGCCCCGAAGACATTCAGGCGATGGTCTTCGACGTGCTGCGCCATCGCATCATTCTGTCGTTCGAAGCCGAGGCTGCGGGCATCGATCAGGACCGCGTGATTCAGCGCATTCTTGACGTCGTCGCCGTCGCCTGA